A window of Afipia carboxidovorans OM5 genomic DNA:
TCTCTTTGGAGTGGTTGGGATTTGTCTCGGTACAGGAAGTTTTATCCTGACGAGCATCATAGCATTAGTTTCCGCGTTGATATTCCGGCATTTGATTTGTCTTGAGGAGAGGGCGCTTCTAGATCAGTTCGGCCCTGCCTTTACGGAATATGCTGCCCGAGTGCCCCGTCTTCGGCCCCGTTTCTCATTGTGGCGGGATGCTGTAACGGTGGACGTTATTCCCAAGCGGGTCCTAAGAACCTTCTGTGACGCAGCTTTAATGTTATTAGCCCTTCCGGCGTGGGATTTAATAGACACGTTGCAGCAAATGCAGATTTTGCCGGTCTTACTTTATCTGCCGTGAGGAGGTTGCTACAGAGCGTCCTTAAACAACCAGAAGACCTCCGTCACGATCGGTCTTCGAGCCGTTATATTTGAGCAAAGATCGGCTACCGATTGCGTCGATCGGGTAGTTTTGCTCCCAGCCCCGGGATGATACGAATGAAGATCAATTCCGCGATCAGTTCGATCAGTGTTTGGGCGACGATGATCGCGGGCAGGATCGGGGCCGCGCCTGGGACCGCAAGTGCGAGTGGCAGAACGACAAGGGAATTGCGGGTCGCGGCGCTGAACGCCAGCGTGCGGCCCTCTTCCGCGTTCAAGCGAGTGGCTCTCGATACAGCCCACCCGAGCAGCGGAGCGACCACGGCAAACGCCACGTAAACCGGTGTCACACGCAGCGCATCGTTGGCCGCGGGACCGAGCTGCGAAACACCGCAGCGATGACAATGAACAGGACCAGTGCTGTCGTTGGAATTGGCAGCAGGCCGAGCATGGCGGAAACACGCTGTCCGATGACTGAGCGCTTTGTCCGAAACTGGACCATGATGGCAAACGCGAGCAGGATGATGATAAGCCACAGGAAGGCATGAAGGAACGGTCCTGCTTGAACAAGTCGCAATGCGTCCGCGCCGAGAAAGACATGCAGATAGAGCGGCAAAAGTAGCATTTGGACGATCAGCAGCGCCGGAGTGGATGCGAGGAGCAACCTGGCGTCGGCGCGTCCGAGATGAGCGAACGTGACCACATAATCGATGCACGGGCATAACAGGACGAGCAACACGCCGAGTCGGATCAATGCATCGTCCGGCGCGAACGGGATCAGGACCGCGACGAGCAGGGGCACCGCGATGAAATTAACCGCCAGCAGCGCCGCGAGAAAGCGCAGCCGTGCAAAGGCCTGCCCGAGCTCGGCCAGCGATACTTGGAGGAAGGTGACAAACAGCATAAGCGCGATCAATCCTGCCCCGAAATAGATTGCGATCTGGCCGCTCTCGAGCCAATCGCGCAGAGCCCTCGCCGTCATGCGGCGGCGCGGCGATTCCACAGGAAGCCCAACACCAGCAAGGCAACCATGACGAGCTGAGCGCCGATGGTTTCATAAGTCGGATAGATTCCAAGCAATTCGCTCCGCGGCAGGCCAGGCGAAGGTGTGGCCGGCAGATAGCCCGCTTCCTGAAGTGCCGCGCTTCCCTTGCCCATCAACACGATCGCAAGCACCGCGAGCAGCGCCGAGCTGTATGCGAAGAACTTGCCGATCGGCAACGTACGGCTGTAGCGCAACATGGCGAAGGCGATGAGCGCGAGCACCACGCATGCCGCAAATGCACCCGAGACGATCGCGCCGCTGTTTCCCTGGCTCCAGATCGCTGCGTAGAAGAGGATTGTCTCGAACACCTCGCGATAGACGACAATGAAAGCCAGGGCGAACAGTAACCACGCCGAGCGCCGGCTGAGGGCGCGCCCCAACCGATCGCGGATGTAGCGTTGCCAGGCATCGGCATGACTCTTGCCGTGCATCCAGATTCCGACCCAAAGCAACACCGCAGCCGCGAACACCCCACCGACCCCTTCGGTCAATTCGCGACCGGCGCCGCTGATCGTAATGAGCCACGTCGACGCCGCCCACGTGCCTGCTCCGACGATGAGCGCAGCAATCCACCCGCCGTGGAGATATGGCAGCACGTCACGACGACCGGCCTTGACGAGGAAGGACATGATGGCAGTGACGATCAGAATCGCCTCGAGTCCCTCGCGTGCGAGAATCGTGAAGGCCGCAATGAAGCCGGACGTTCCAGAGGCTTCATTCGGTGCCAGTATCGTCTCCGCCTCCGCGAACAACCTGTCGAGCGTAGCTACGCGACTTTGGACGGCTTCCACCGGATCACCTTTGGCGATGGCGGCGCGCAGATCAGACATGGCGCGTTCAATACGGACCATCAGTGCGTTGTCGCGTGCCGCCAGTATTGGTTCAGCCGGCTCGAATCCATCGAGGTAAGCCGAGAGGGCGAGATCGGTTGCTGTCTTGCGTTCACCGCGCTCATAGACTGTGATGACTTCTTTCAGTCGGCTGCGTGCCAGCGTAAGAGTTCCAGGGGCCGGCTGTGTAGCGGCTGCGTCCGGATGCCGTCGTAGATAGGCCATGACCTGCCGCGCCTTGTCCTCACCCAACTCGGCGGCGAGGGTTGCGGGCATGGTAGCCACGAGTTTTTCGAGATCGAAGCGCTTGCGCAGATATGCGTCGCTGTCCCACAGCGTCTTCCCGTTCGAGACTTCGGTGTCGGGATAGGCGAGCGAGCCGGCATAGAAAGCGAGTGCCCAGCGATCCTGCGAAGGGAGGTCGGCAAAGCTCGCCATGCTGGTACCTTCAAGTCCCTGTTCGATCACCTGATAGAGCGCAAACACACTGCGATTGCGCGCGCGCTTTTCATCGGTGAAGGCAATCGGGGGTGGATCAAGCCCGACGGCTTGCAGTCCGTCGCCGCGACCGGTTGCGCCATGACAGCTCGCGCAGTGCTGGGCGTAGAGCGCTTTGCCCCGGCCGCTATCCGGCGCGATGCTTGGGGACAGTGGAACAGGATAGGCCTTGATGAGATCCGTGGCGAGCTCGCGCGCAGCGGCCGCAATGGCTTGTGGCGAGGCCTTGGTTGCGATGGCTCCCTCAAGCGCTTCCGCCTGTCGCAGCAGCCCCGTCTTCGCAGAGGAGGTCGGAAGCTCTCCGATCAACTTGCTCGCCGTGCCCGAGAATTCCTTCATCTCGTCGTATTCGCTCTGGTTGACGATCTCGCCGTTTTCGACCGCCTCTGGATAATCGACGGCGATATAGTCGAGTAACCGCCAGATCGTTTGCGCCGGCGCGGTCTGCGCCGACGCGACCGTCGCCATACAAAGGACAATGAGGCTTGCACGCGCGAACGCGAAGAACACCCGCCGGGGGTCGGAAATGCGGCATATGAACATGGCGAGAATTGGCAGCGATACAGTGAGCCACGATGCGGTGCCATTCCTTGGCCCGCGCGTGGCGATCCGGTCACGATGCATCCGAGCCCTCGTTTGCGCCGCTCCGCAGTGACGGCTTATGCTTTACTACATTTGAACTATTGAGCGATGGATGGACGGAAATCAAGCGCTCGGGACATTGCCGCGTATTAAGCCGGCCCTGGTCGCGCGCTGAATTGTTACCGGTGCAAACAGCCGGTGAATCGTCGGCGGTGCAACCTTCCTCGCCTGGCTCAATCTCGTTCGTGCTGATGCGCAGTCGGCGCCGATGGGATGCTCGTCTCGAAAGCCCGGAGATAAGGTGCGCCATTTTGTCCCATTGGCTTTGGCGAGCCATCGTCGTTGCTGTCTCATCGGGACTGCATCGCTCTACCTTGGCGAGCTTTGGCAGATGCGCGCAAATCCGTGCTTTCAATGGCTGAAAACCCCCGGTCCTGTTTCAGGAGTGAAGCCATTACAATTGAGATTGATTCAGTCTTGGATCGAAGGTTGCGATGAGCGACAAGGAGATCATCGGATTAGCCGCGCTGATAGCGCTGCGCCGCCACGTCGACTCAGTCGCGAATAACGTTGCTAACCTGACGACGCCGGCATTCAAGGCGGGTCGCGTTCAATTCAAGGAATATCTGACTGAGGCAGAAGAAGCTGATAGCCCTGCAATGGCAAAGAGATCTTTGGTATCGACCAGCCACTTCACGGATTTCAGTGTGGGCGGCATGCGGACCACTGGGAATCCACTCGACGTTGCTTTGACTGATGATGATGCATTCTTCGTCGTCGATACGCCGGGCGGCCCGCGCTATACTCGCTCCGGAGCCTTCACGCTCAACGCGGACGGAAAGCTTGCGACGATAGACGGCAAGCCCGTCTTGACGTCAATTGGACATCTGGTGGTTCAACCGCGCGACGGACCCGTTACAATTGCTGGCGATGGCTCAATCTCGACGCGGCAGGGCCGAATCGCTGGCCTGCGACTGGTTCGGTTCGCGGATCGCAGAGAGGTGAAGC
This region includes:
- a CDS encoding methyltransferase family protein, with the protein product MLLVSVPFVQAKISPASSYHEFIEGVGAFLIVVAIVGRTWCALYIGGRKLKELVQCGPYSIVRNPLYVFSLFGVVGICLGTGSFILTSIIALVSALIFRHLICLEERALLDQFGPAFTEYAARVPRLRPRFSLWRDAVTVDVIPKRVLRTFCDAALMLLALPAWDLIDTLQQMQILPVLLYLP
- a CDS encoding cytochrome c/FTR1 family iron permease encodes the protein MHRDRIATRGPRNGTASWLTVSLPILAMFICRISDPRRVFFAFARASLIVLCMATVASAQTAPAQTIWRLLDYIAVDYPEAVENGEIVNQSEYDEMKEFSGTASKLIGELPTSSAKTGLLRQAEALEGAIATKASPQAIAAAARELATDLIKAYPVPLSPSIAPDSGRGKALYAQHCASCHGATGRGDGLQAVGLDPPPIAFTDEKRARNRSVFALYQVIEQGLEGTSMASFADLPSQDRWALAFYAGSLAYPDTEVSNGKTLWDSDAYLRKRFDLEKLVATMPATLAAELGEDKARQVMAYLRRHPDAAATQPAPGTLTLARSRLKEVITVYERGERKTATDLALSAYLDGFEPAEPILAARDNALMVRIERAMSDLRAAIAKGDPVEAVQSRVATLDRLFAEAETILAPNEASGTSGFIAAFTILAREGLEAILIVTAIMSFLVKAGRRDVLPYLHGGWIAALIVGAGTWAASTWLITISGAGRELTEGVGGVFAAAVLLWVGIWMHGKSHADAWQRYIRDRLGRALSRRSAWLLFALAFIVVYREVFETILFYAAIWSQGNSGAIVSGAFAACVVLALIAFAMLRYSRTLPIGKFFAYSSALLAVLAIVLMGKGSAALQEAGYLPATPSPGLPRSELLGIYPTYETIGAQLVMVALLVLGFLWNRRAAA
- a CDS encoding flagellar hook-basal body complex protein; protein product: MSDKEIIGLAALIALRRHVDSVANNVANLTTPAFKAGRVQFKEYLTEAEEADSPAMAKRSLVSTSHFTDFSVGGMRTTGNPLDVALTDDDAFFVVDTPGGPRYTRSGAFTLNADGKLATIDGKPVLTSIGHLVVQPRDGPVTIAGDGSISTRQGRIAGLRLVRFADRREVKPEGGGLFSAAHSPLEVPSGAGRLAIGVLETSNVREADEMSRLIAASNAYETLTKVVFKSESPDELRKLAGED